TGGACATATGGATAACTTTATTTATAAATATTATGCAGAAGTGTTGAACAAGAAATTTTACAATAAATTTTGCATAGAAAAAGATATAGATGATTGTGTATCTGCATATCGAAACAATAAAGTAGGGAAATCTAACATTGATTTTGCCGCCGAAATCATTAATCAAACGGTTGAGTATAAGAAAGCTTATGTTTTAGTGGGAGATTTCACTAACTACTTTGATAAAATAAATCACGAATTACTAAAAAAACATTTAGCGGAAGTATTGAATCAGCCAAGGCTATCAAAAGATTGGTTTAATGTGTTTCGATCAATAACTAAATATGGATATTATGAAAAAAGTTTTTTGAATGAGGAATATGGAAGTGATGAAAGTATCAAACGCTCTAATAAAAAAAGTTATTTTGAAAACATTTCTAAATTTAGAGAGTTTCAAAAAAATAACAAAACTTTATATAATAAAAATAAATTTGGTATACCTCAAGGGAGTGCTATCAGCGCGGTATTTGCAAATATATATGCATCGGAATTTGATTTGAAGTTAAAAGGAATTGCCGACGAATTTTCTGGGATATATAGAAGATACTCAGATGATTTTATACTAGTTATCCCTAAAAGCGATATAGTAAATGAGCAAAAAATTAGAAGTATTGAAACTGATACAAGAAGGGTAGCTTCGGAATATAAAATAGAGTTGCATAAAGATAAAACAGGATTGTATTTATACGAGAATGATAAATTTTTTGACATAATTAGCAATGAAGTAAGCCATTTAGATTATTTAGGTTTCGTTTTTGATGGCACTACAGTTAAAATGAGAGGTAAGAGTCCGTATAAATTTTACCGAAATGCAAAAAAACTTATAAATTTTGCTCAGAAAGTAAAAGTAAAAAAAGAATTGACTGATTTACCCTATAAGAAAAAAATTTATGGTTTGTGTACAGATTTAGGAAAGAATTATAATAATCACGGTAACTTTATTTCATATGCAAAAAGAGCTCAAAAGAAATTTGATGAAATATCTCCAAATACAAATAATTTAATAATGAATCAACTAAAAAATCGAAAAAAGAAAATAGAAAAAATGCTAGAGTATAAAATACATACTAAGATTTAATTAAAGATATTTTTATTATTTATGAGGAAAATAGCTTATTGAATAAAGCTACTGAAAAAGTGAATAGTAATAAAAATAGGTAAGTTACTCGTCGAAAGGAATTGTATATCCGTGGAAACATCCCATCCAATAAAAATCAACAACCAACTAATCTACGGCCGAGACAAAACATGGCTTATCAGCTTACACCAAACACCTGACCAACTCACACTATCCATAGAAGTTGACCTTGAAGAAGAAAGCCTCCTCCTAAATATGATTTTTAAAGATCTTATTTTCTACTCATCAACCGAACTCGATACCTTTGAAAAAAGTAAATGGAGTTCAAGTTGGTTAAAAAGCCAAAGTAATTTTGAAATAATCGAGGACTCTGATTTAATAAATGAACGAGTAAAAATAAGAAGTGATTACAACAGCCAAGATTTCACCCACTACCGAATCAGCACCTACGATCATATTATCGATGTAATAGGCAAAAATTATCAGTTAGAAGAAGCAAATAAAAAACAAGTTTCTCATCAATCAGGATGAAAAACTTGTTTTATTTTTAAACCAAAACTTCCGAAAAGAACTCATTATACAAAGCGCGAACGGCCGCATATTCTTGTTCTTCCTTCACGCCAAACATGATGCTCACCTCAGAAGAACCTTGATTAATCATTTCAATATTAACTTTCGAATCGGATAAAGCTTTTGAAGCACGTGAAGTTATCCCAACGTTATGGCGCATTGCTTCGCCAACAACCATAATCAGCGAAATCCCGTGCTGCATTATAACTTGGTCAGCATTTAATTCCTCTTTCAATCTCGTCATAATTGTCCGCTCAGTATCCTCACCAAACTGATTTTCGCGAATAATAATCGTTAAATCGTCAATCCCCGATGGCATATGTTCATAGTTCAACCCAGCATCTTCCAAAATTTGCAGCACTTTTCGCCCGAAGCCAATTTCCCGGTTCATCAAATATTTACTAATATAAATGCTACAAAAACCGTCATCACTAGCAATACCAACGACGGGGCCATTACTATTTTCGCGTTCATGAACAACACGAGTACCACAAGAATCAGGATTGTTCGTATTTTTAATATGCACCGGAATACCCGCATGAAACGCCGGAATTAATGCTTCATCATGAAAAACAGAGAAGCCGGCATAAGAAAGTTCACGCATTTCCCGGTAAGTAAGCTCGAGTACTTTCTTCGGATTTTTCACGATAGCGGGATTGACTGCGTACACAGCATCGACATCAGTAAAATTCTCATATAACTCCGCTTGGGCGCCATTCGCGACAATCGCTCCAGTGATATCGGAACCACTTCTGGAAAATGTGCTTATTTCGCCATCTTTCGTATAGCCGAAAAATCCTGGGAAAACAATGATTCCTTCACGTTCACGAAGCGCAAACAAACGATCATAAGACTCTGGTAAAACTTGCGCGCTGGCATGTTCGTCCGTCACGAATAAACCAGCGTCTTTTGGATTAATATAATTGGCGTTTAAGCCTTTAAATTTAAAATAAGCCGCGATTAATTTTGCGTTATTATCTTCGCCACTAGCTTTCATTCGATCTAAAAATTTATCTGGATCACTTTTATCAGATGAAATGGTTGCTTGTAGGTCAGTGCGAATTTGCTTAATAATTGCATCACTCATCCCGGTATCAAGCGCTATTCCAGCATATCTAGCAATAATCGCTTCAAATAATTCGCTCGTATCTTCACCAAGAAGTGCCTTTGCCGCGCAATCAATAAGTAAGTCGGTCACTTTGGTATCTTCTTTGAAACGTTTCCCCGGAGCAGAAACAACGACGATTTTTCGGTCGGAATCCTCCGTTATAAGTTGGAAAACCTTATTTAATTGGATCCCCGATGCTAAAGAGCTTCCGCCAAATTTAATTACTTTCATGCAACACACTCCTGATTTGAATTTTTTATCTCCCGAAAGTGTTGTTTTTAGATGATGCGAAATTTTCTGAGCTTTCGGATAAAGTTATTGTCTATTATCGCTCTTTTTACGTGAAATCGCAATGGTTTTTCGCATTTTTAATAATTTTCTCTTGGACCCAGTAGTTTACTTGTTTAAAAAGCTAAAGGTAGTTATAATAAGAGTGTACAAAAAAAGCAGCCTTAATCTGAAAGGAAAGATTACGATGAAAAATATTGTTTTAGTATGTGCGGCAGGGATGTCAACAAGCCTTTTAGTAACAAAAATGCGTAAAGCAGCAGAAGAACGCGGAGAAACTTGCGAAATTGAAGCATACTCTATCGCTGAAGTAAGTAACTTAATTGATGATGCAGATGTAGTGCTTTTAGGACCACAAGTGCGTTACCAGAAAAAAACAGTTGATGAACTAGCTGCTGGGAAAATTCCAGTAGATGTAATCGACATGGCAGCATATGGTACGATGAACGGTGAAAAAGTACTAGGCCAAGCATTAGATTTAATTAACGGTTTCCAAAAATAAACAGTAAAAAAACCTGTGTGGCACTTAAGCCACGCAGGTTTTTTAGCTTTCTTGGGTAAGAATCCCGTCTTCCATGCGATACACATGGTTAACTAAATCTAGCATACGTTCATCATGCGTTACCATAATCGCAGTTCGACTTGTTTGCACAACCTCATTGCGGATAAGCTCGACAACTTCACGACTTCTTTCAGTATCAAGACTCGCAGTTGGTTCATCGGCTAAAATAACGGAAGGTTGATTAATAAGCGCGCGCGCAATAGCGACACGTTGCTTTTGACCGCCAGACAAATCTTTTGGATAGAAATTTGCGCGATCACTAATGCCGAGCTGGCTTAGAAGTGACGCCGTATCTTTTTCAAGTTCCGCCGCGCTTTTCCCGGCCATTTTTCCAATAAAGCTGATTTGATCTTTCACATGTAGATAAGGAACCAGATGAGCTGCTTGGAAAATAAAGCCGATTTCTTCTAAACGTAGCGCTGTTTGTTCTTTGGAAGATAAATTACCGACTGATTTGCCGTTAATGGAAATCGTTCCGCCAGTTGGTGTTAAAAGTGCTCCAGCCAGAGAAAGGAGCGTACTTTTACCAGAACCACTCGGACCAACAATCGCAATCAGTTCGCCTTTTTTCGCTTCGAAATTGGTTTCCTTCAGTGCATGAATAATTGAAGGGCCGGACGGGTAATCTTTATACACTTTCTCAAAAGATAGTAGAGTTTCCATTATTCATCACCTCCTCGAATAGCATCTAGTGCGTCTACTTTAGCGATTCGTCTAAGTGATAGAAGTGCGCCAAATAGGGCAACTAGGAAGAACAAGCCACTATAAAGTGCAATCGTCATCGGACTTAATCTAAATGGCATCGCTGCTGGCATAATGCTCGGTAAAATCAGCGTTACACCGACACTAATTAAAATACTAATAATCGAAATAATCACGACTTGGGTAATAATACTTTTCACTAAGTAACTTGTTTTCGTACCCAGTGCTTTTAAAATACCAAATTGGGTTGTTTTTTGGAGCGTCATTACATAGAAGAAAGCCGTTAAAATAAATCCGCCGATAATGATTAGGAAGAAAATCATCATATTAAGCGTCATTTGCTCTGCAGAATATCCAGGGATTTGATTTAAAAAGGCCTTATGATCAATTGTCGTTAAATCTTTATCCGAAAGGGTTACGCCTTTATCAGGATCGTCTGTTTTAATCGCAATGGTACTTGTTTGCGGGATTTTTTGGTGATATAAAACAGGATTGATTTCTTGCCAAGTGGCGATATTAATATAAACAACGGGAGCATGGCTGTACTTTTGATTTTCCGTAAAGCCGACAACAGTTAATTCTCTATTTAAAATATCGTCCATTAAAACATCGCCAATTTTGATTCCGTCTGATTTCAAGGAAGAATCAACAACGATTTCGTCAGGTTTTGTCACTTGTATGTTAGCTCCATCAGAAATTTTTGGAGCGAGAAAGCTATCTGGTTGAATACCGAAAAGTGCAACGCTAAATTTTTTGCTGTCACTTTCCCGTTTTAAAGTTTGCATCGATTGTCCAAGCACCGCAGCATCCTTCACGTTCGCGTCTTTTTTCACGTCAGCGAGTTTGGATTCTGGGAACTGTGATCTCGATAATTTGTCTTGGGCGTCTTTGCTGAGAACATAATATGGAACCCCGTTATCTGCGACAGATGAAGCATTATCATAAGCAAGGCCATTTGCCAGCCCAGATAAAATAAGCGATAGTAACATAATTAAGACCATGATGCCTGTTACTAAAATATAGCGCAACTTAGAATAAACTAATTCACGAAGCCCTAAAAACATCGGTTATACCAACTCCTTTAAATTTATGTAAACGGAAAATGCACATTATTTCACTTTCCAAAGAATAGTATACCAAAGCTATATTCAATTTCCTAAAGAAAGAAACTAAGTAATTGCTACTTAGTTTCTTCAAATTAGTTATTTTTTTAAGCCTTGAATCAGAAGTTTCACGGCTTTTTCTAAAGTTTCTTTTGGACAAGCGATGTTGAAACGGACAAAACCTTTACCAGAATGACCGAAACCAGAACCCATTTGAACACCAACGCCAGCTTCGATTAAATCAGCGTAAATCGTTTTTTCGTCTTTGGGAAGTGCGCGGCAATCAAGCCACATCAAGTAAGTCGCTTCTAAATCCGTCACGCCAACTTCTGGTACTTCTTTTTCAAGTTCCGCTTTTACATATTCATAGTTGCTGTAAATATATTCTTTCAGTTCTTTTAACCAAGCCGCACCGTGACGATAAGCCGCTTCTGTACCAACAATCCCAAAGACATTAAGCCCATTAGTCGTGGCGTACTTTTGCTCCGCGGCGAATCTTGTTTGGTACTCTTTATTCGTAATAATATAGTAGGAAGCTTTAATTGCCGCCAAATTAAATGTTTTCGTAGCAGCCATCAAAGTAATAATTTGATCTTGATAAAATGGTGCTGCAACCATAATTGGTACATGTTTATGATTTTTCATCACTAAATCAGCGTGAATCTCATCCGAAACAATCGGAATTTGGTATTTCTCGCATAGTTTTGCCAGTTCCACGAGTTCCTCTTTTGTGAAACAGCGACCACCAGGATTTTGCGGATTACATAGAAGGAACAATTTGACATTTTCTTCTTTGATACGCTTTTCCAAATCAGTAAAATCCATCCGATACTGATGATTTTCGTATTTTAGCGGTGACATAACAACTTTTCGCTCGGTAGCTTTTGTTACATTGAAAAATGGCGGATAAATTGGCGAAACCATTAAAACCGCATCACCTTCTTTTGTTAAAGAACGAATGGCTAAGGAAATAGTCGGGACAACCGCCCCGTTAAAAAACAGCGTGCTCGGATCAATTTCAAACTGGTGCTGCTCTTTATTCCAGTCAATAACAGCTTCAACAAGTGCTTCTGACTTCGTGGAATAACCAAAAATCCCATGATCGATTTGACGCTGAAACGCATCAAGTACAGGCTGCGGCGCACGGAAATCCATATCCGCTACCCACATTGGAATAATATCTTTTCTACCAAATAATTCTTCTGCCCCATCCCACTTTTCTGAATTAGTTCCAATACGCGGAATGACTTCATCAAATTGACTCAAATATGTCACGCTCCTTATCTTTAATTCGCCTCAATTATAGCACAAATTCCAGCTCGAAAGCTCACTATAGAAGGATTTAGAATAATTGTTAAAGTTTCGCCTAAGTGTTATAATTTATAAAATATTGTAAGGTTGAAAGTAGGAGGAATGAAGATGAGTACATTCAAAGTAGGAGATGTAGTTTCTGGGAAAATTGCAGGAATTCAAAGCTACGGAGCATTTGTAGCACTAGATAATTCAACACAAGGCTTAGTTCATATTTCAGAAATCACGCATGGTTTCGTCAAAGATATCCATGATTTTCTAGAAGTAGGACAAGAAGTCAAAGTGAAAATTCTAGATATCGACGAAGAAAAAAATAAAATCAGTCTTTCTATCAGAGCGACAGAAGAAGCACCAAAAGAACAACCAGCTAAAAAGAAACCAGTTTCATCTAGTGAAAACGACGAAGGATTTAATACTTTACGTGACAAACTAGAAGAATGGATTAAAAAAGCAGATAAATAAAACCCTGTATCAGCCTGTTATCAAGCCCTTTCCAGGGGTAGATAAGCAGGCTGATAAATTTAATTGACTAAAATTTTAGAAAAAGGGAATAGTTAGAAGTAATTTTCTATTTATTCAATAATATAAATTAGTCAAAAGGGGGATTTACGTGAAAAGATCTATTCATGTGCAGGCATTTGTATATAACGAGAAGAAAGACGAGATACTAGTGGTGAGGGATCGCAACCTGGCTTGGGCTTTTCCGGGAGGGCATGTGGAAACAGATCAAACGATGGAAGAAGCACTCGCAAGCAAAGTAAAAGAGCAGACAAATATCAATATAGAAATAGAGTCTATCTTGCACTGCAAAGAACGGCGTGCTACATGGGAGCACGTCTGCACATTCGTTTTCCGAGCAAAGCCAATTGGCGACACAATGCTCGCTTCAAACAATGATAATGCTTTCCGAGTAAAGTGGGTACCCATTCCGCTTGCAGATGATCTATTAGCTGTAGACCAATTATCATTAAACGAACTAGTCCGAAGCGAGGGAGTCTTATATGAAAACTATACCTAATATTCAAAAAGGCTCAAATTTCACAAGGTCAAGCCTTGCTAAAAAGCACTGTTTGATATAAAGTTAGTAAAGAAACTTTTTTAAAATTTGGAGGGAAAATAATGACACATATTAAATTTGATTATTCCAAAGCGCTCCGTTTTTTTGAAGAACGCGAACTTGATTATCTTGAACCAGCAGTAAAAGCAGCTCATGATGCATTACATAACGGTACAGGTGCTGGGAACGATGCGCTTGGTTGGATTAACTTACCAACAGATTACGACAAAGAAGAATTTGCTCGTATCAAAAAAGCAACAGAAAAAATCCATAGCGATTCAGAAGTTCTAATCGTTATCGGTATCGGCGGTTCTTACCTAGGAGCACGCGCAGCAATCGAAACTTTAAATCATTCCTTCTATAATGTACTTGAAAAAGGTGCGCGTAAAACACCTCAAGTATTCTTTGCGGGAAATAGCATTAGTTCTTCCTACTTACATGACCTTATTGAAGTAGTTGGCGACCGCGACTTCTCTGTTAACGTTATTTCTAAATCAGGAACAACAACAGAACCAGCAATCGCTTTCCGTGTTTTCAAAGAACTTTTAATCAAAAAATATGGCGAAGAAGGCGCGAAAAAACGCATTTACGCTACAACTGATAAAGCAAAAGGCGCTCTAAAAACATTATCCGACAACGAAGGCTACGAAACATTTGTTGTTCCAGATGATGTTGGTGGACGTTTCTCCGTTTTAACTGCAGTAGGTTTACTTCCAATCGCAGTTAGCGGCGTTGACATTGATGCTCTAATGAACGGAGCAGCAGCAGCAAGCAAAGATTTCGACAAACCAGAACTTAAAAACAACATTGCATACCAATATGCAGCAGCTCGTAACGTTCTTTACCGTAAAGGCAAAGTAACAGAACTTCTAATCAGCTATGAACCAGGCTTGCAATACTTCAACGAGTGGTGGAAACAATTATTCGGCGAAAGTGAAGGTAAAGACAAAAAAGGTATTTACCCATCCAGCGCTAACTTCTCTACAGACTTGCACTCCATCGGTCAATATATCCAAGACGGACGTCGCAACCTTTTTGAAACAGTTGTTAAAGTGGACAAACCACGCCACAATTTAACTATCAATAAAGAAGACGTAGATTTAGATGGATTAAATTACCTAGCTGGCGAAACAGTTGATTTCGTTAATACAAAAGCATTCGAAGGAACTCTTTTAGCGCATACAGACGGCGAAGTTCCAAACTTTGTTGTAGAAGTACCAGAACTAGACGCTTACACATTCGGCTACCTAGTATACTTCTTTGAAAAAGCTGTAGCAATCAGCGGTTACCTAAATGGCGTAAATCCATTTGACCAACCAGGCGTAGAAGCATACAAAGCTAATATGTTCGCATTACTTGGCAAACCCGGCTTCGAAGACAAAAAAGCAGAACTAGAAAAACGCTTAAACAATTAATTTTCATTTCCAAACCTTGGGGCCAATCGCTCCAAGGTTTTTTGTTTGTTTGCGATTTTCTTCCATTGGAGTTACCATATAGTTAAACAAAGGAGGGCAAGAAATGCTATCTATCGAACGAAAACGCGCCATCGTCCAATATGTCAAAAGCCGAAAAATAGCAACCGTCAGCGAACTAGCCAAACATTTTGAAGTCCATGAAGCAACCATTCGCCGCGATTTAACCTCTTTAGAAAAAGACAAAAAACTAAAAAGAACCCATGGCGGAGTTATGATAGAAGAAAAAGTAGTTTCCGAACCCAACTGGAAAAAACGAAGTGAAGTGCGCTACGAAGAAAAGCAACGCATCGCCACATTAGCAGCCACAATGGTCAAAGATGGCGATACAATCATCCTTGACGCCGGAACAACAACCGGCCACATCGCAACAGCACTAAAAGATCGTTCCAAGCTAACCGTCATAACAAACGATATCAACGTAGCTTCCATTATGCGCTTCTCCCCGTCCAAAGTAATCGTGACAGGTGGCGTCATCTACCCAGAAACATTCATCCTTAATGGCATGATAACAAGCGGAACATTGCAAAGCATTCACGTACATAAAGCATTCGTAACCACACCAGCACTCGATATCGACAAAGGCCTAATGCACTACGATGAATACTTAATCCCAGCCAAACAACAAATGCTCCACTCAGCCGATGAAGTCATCCTAGTAACAGATCACACTAAATTCGGCCGCATCTCCCTGTACAAATACGCAGACCTAGACGAAATCTCTTCCATCATCACCGGAAAAGAAATAGATCCAATCCTAAAAGAACAGTTTGAAGAAAAAGGAATGCAAATTTATACA
This DNA window, taken from Listeria swaminathanii, encodes the following:
- a CDS encoding reverse transcriptase/maturase family protein, coding for MLDSTKLDSTKYKTKNYLHFDHRVKIENVGSYVTDHSKIGNHSFLPLIRYVSSFEKRIEEKNPEFDNRPIKTKDRVIMYAGHMDNFIYKYYAEVLNKKFYNKFCIEKDIDDCVSAYRNNKVGKSNIDFAAEIINQTVEYKKAYVLVGDFTNYFDKINHELLKKHLAEVLNQPRLSKDWFNVFRSITKYGYYEKSFLNEEYGSDESIKRSNKKSYFENISKFREFQKNNKTLYNKNKFGIPQGSAISAVFANIYASEFDLKLKGIADEFSGIYRRYSDDFILVIPKSDIVNEQKIRSIETDTRRVASEYKIELHKDKTGLYLYENDKFFDIISNEVSHLDYLGFVFDGTTVKMRGKSPYKFYRNAKKLINFAQKVKVKKELTDLPYKKKIYGLCTDLGKNYNNHGNFISYAKRAQKKFDEISPNTNNLIMNQLKNRKKKIEKMLEYKIHTKI
- a CDS encoding aspartate kinase is translated as MKVIKFGGSSLASGIQLNKVFQLITEDSDRKIVVVSAPGKRFKEDTKVTDLLIDCAAKALLGEDTSELFEAIIARYAGIALDTGMSDAIIKQIRTDLQATISSDKSDPDKFLDRMKASGEDNNAKLIAAYFKFKGLNANYINPKDAGLFVTDEHASAQVLPESYDRLFALREREGIIVFPGFFGYTKDGEISTFSRSGSDITGAIVANGAQAELYENFTDVDAVYAVNPAIVKNPKKVLELTYREMRELSYAGFSVFHDEALIPAFHAGIPVHIKNTNNPDSCGTRVVHERENSNGPVVGIASDDGFCSIYISKYLMNREIGFGRKVLQILEDAGLNYEHMPSGIDDLTIIIRENQFGEDTERTIMTRLKEELNADQVIMQHGISLIMVVGEAMRHNVGITSRASKALSDSKVNIEMINQGSSEVSIMFGVKEEQEYAAVRALYNEFFSEVLV
- a CDS encoding PTS sugar transporter subunit IIB, whose product is MKNIVLVCAAGMSTSLLVTKMRKAAEERGETCEIEAYSIAEVSNLIDDADVVLLGPQVRYQKKTVDELAAGKIPVDVIDMAAYGTMNGEKVLGQALDLINGFQK
- a CDS encoding ABC transporter ATP-binding protein; translation: METLLSFEKVYKDYPSGPSIIHALKETNFEAKKGELIAIVGPSGSGKSTLLSLAGALLTPTGGTISINGKSVGNLSSKEQTALRLEEIGFIFQAAHLVPYLHVKDQISFIGKMAGKSAAELEKDTASLLSQLGISDRANFYPKDLSGGQKQRVAIARALINQPSVILADEPTASLDTERSREVVELIRNEVVQTSRTAIMVTHDERMLDLVNHVYRMEDGILTQES
- a CDS encoding ABC transporter permease, which gives rise to MFLGLRELVYSKLRYILVTGIMVLIMLLSLILSGLANGLAYDNASSVADNGVPYYVLSKDAQDKLSRSQFPESKLADVKKDANVKDAAVLGQSMQTLKRESDSKKFSVALFGIQPDSFLAPKISDGANIQVTKPDEIVVDSSLKSDGIKIGDVLMDDILNRELTVVGFTENQKYSHAPVVYINIATWQEINPVLYHQKIPQTSTIAIKTDDPDKGVTLSDKDLTTIDHKAFLNQIPGYSAEQMTLNMMIFFLIIIGGFILTAFFYVMTLQKTTQFGILKALGTKTSYLVKSIITQVVIISIISILISVGVTLILPSIMPAAMPFRLSPMTIALYSGLFFLVALFGALLSLRRIAKVDALDAIRGGDE
- a CDS encoding MalY/PatB family protein, producing MSQFDEVIPRIGTNSEKWDGAEELFGRKDIIPMWVADMDFRAPQPVLDAFQRQIDHGIFGYSTKSEALVEAVIDWNKEQHQFEIDPSTLFFNGAVVPTISLAIRSLTKEGDAVLMVSPIYPPFFNVTKATERKVVMSPLKYENHQYRMDFTDLEKRIKEENVKLFLLCNPQNPGGRCFTKEELVELAKLCEKYQIPIVSDEIHADLVMKNHKHVPIMVAAPFYQDQIITLMAATKTFNLAAIKASYYIITNKEYQTRFAAEQKYATTNGLNVFGIVGTEAAYRHGAAWLKELKEYIYSNYEYVKAELEKEVPEVGVTDLEATYLMWLDCRALPKDEKTIYADLIEAGVGVQMGSGFGHSGKGFVRFNIACPKETLEKAVKLLIQGLKK
- the yugI gene encoding S1 domain-containing post-transcriptional regulator GSP13, producing the protein MSTFKVGDVVSGKIAGIQSYGAFVALDNSTQGLVHISEITHGFVKDIHDFLEVGQEVKVKILDIDEEKNKISLSIRATEEAPKEQPAKKKPVSSSENDEGFNTLRDKLEEWIKKADK
- a CDS encoding NUDIX hydrolase codes for the protein MKRSIHVQAFVYNEKKDEILVVRDRNLAWAFPGGHVETDQTMEEALASKVKEQTNINIEIESILHCKERRATWEHVCTFVFRAKPIGDTMLASNNDNAFRVKWVPIPLADDLLAVDQLSLNELVRSEGVLYENYT
- a CDS encoding glucose-6-phosphate isomerase, with protein sequence MTHIKFDYSKALRFFEERELDYLEPAVKAAHDALHNGTGAGNDALGWINLPTDYDKEEFARIKKATEKIHSDSEVLIVIGIGGSYLGARAAIETLNHSFYNVLEKGARKTPQVFFAGNSISSSYLHDLIEVVGDRDFSVNVISKSGTTTEPAIAFRVFKELLIKKYGEEGAKKRIYATTDKAKGALKTLSDNEGYETFVVPDDVGGRFSVLTAVGLLPIAVSGVDIDALMNGAAAASKDFDKPELKNNIAYQYAAARNVLYRKGKVTELLISYEPGLQYFNEWWKQLFGESEGKDKKGIYPSSANFSTDLHSIGQYIQDGRRNLFETVVKVDKPRHNLTINKEDVDLDGLNYLAGETVDFVNTKAFEGTLLAHTDGEVPNFVVEVPELDAYTFGYLVYFFEKAVAISGYLNGVNPFDQPGVEAYKANMFALLGKPGFEDKKAELEKRLNN
- a CDS encoding DeoR/GlpR family DNA-binding transcription regulator, coding for MLSIERKRAIVQYVKSRKIATVSELAKHFEVHEATIRRDLTSLEKDKKLKRTHGGVMIEEKVVSEPNWKKRSEVRYEEKQRIATLAATMVKDGDTIILDAGTTTGHIATALKDRSKLTVITNDINVASIMRFSPSKVIVTGGVIYPETFILNGMITSGTLQSIHVHKAFVTTPALDIDKGLMHYDEYLIPAKQQMLHSADEVILVTDHTKFGRISLYKYADLDEISSIITGKEIDPILKEQFEEKGMQIYTT